GACAGTGGATTCGTAAAGCTTGCGATTCTGCTTATAAAGCTGCGCTATCTCCGGAACCAATGGATCGTCTATAGTATCAGTTATATAGGTCACAATACCAACTTTCTATCCAAGCTAACGTGTTACTACGCTAAACGTGTCTACCTATGCTATATAAACTACCAATAACGGTCGTAATACCTGGATTTGGATCAGTTAGCAGTGATGATATTGACAGTAGCACTTTCGATATCGTTAAAGCTGGACTCCACTGGTCTTTCAAAATATCGAGACATATGGCACCGTTGTTATTGATGTTTGGGTGGTACACTTTTGTTGTGAAAGCAACCTAAATGCCGAATTAGCCGTAAATGGTTAAAAGGGAGGCAGGAAACTCAATGCAGAGCCGGCATTTACATATCTGAGTAGCAAGCGTACCTTGGGAGGTTTAAATGGATAATCACTCGGGAAA
The sequence above is a segment of the Theileria orientalis strain Shintoku DNA, chromosome 3, complete genome genome. Coding sequences within it:
- a CDS encoding ubiquitin carrier protein encodes the protein MALKRIHKELADLTKDPPTNCSAGPVGDDMFHWQATIMGPHNSLYQNGVYFLNIHFPSDYPFKPPKVAFTTKVYHPNINNNGAICLDILKDQWSPALTISKVLLSISSLLTDPNPDDPLVPEIAQLYKQNRKLYESTVREWVQKYAT